gaagcatcttaaaaaatgctcaacttcattagtcattagggaaatgcaaatcaaaacaaccctaagatttcatcttacaccagtcagaatggctaagattaaaaattcaggagacagcaggtgttggagagggtgtggagaaagaggaacactcctccactgctggtggggttgcaaattggtacaaccactctggaaatcagtctggcggttcctccgaaaactgggcaccttacttccagaagatcctgctataccactcctgggcatatacccagaggattccccaccatgtaataaggatacatgctctactatgttcatagcagccctatttataattgccagatgctggaaagaacccaggtatccctcaacagaagagtggatgcaaaaaatgtggtatatctacacaatggagtactattcagccattagaaacaatgaattcatgaaattcttaggcaaatggatggagctagagaacatcatactaagtgaggtaacccagactcaaaaggtgaatcatggtatgcactcactaataagtggttattaacctagaaaactggaatacccaaaacataatccacacatcaaatgagatacaagaagaaaggaggagtggtccctggttctggaaagactcagtgaaacagtattcggcaaaaccagaacagggaactgggaaggggtgggagggaggacaggggaagagaagggggcttacgggactttcggggagtggggggctagaaagggggaaatcatttgaaatgtaaataaattatatcgaataaaaaaaaattaaaaaaaaaactggagagagcatacactagcagcttgtcagcacatctgaaagctctaaaacaaaaagaagcaaatacacccaagaggagtagatagcaggaaatagtTAAACTCAGTGCTTAAATCAACCAAGAACTATACATAGAATCAACAACACCAGGAGCTGAGAAAATTAAGAatatacataaacccttagccagactaaccagagggcacagggacactgtccaaattaataaaatcagaaatgaaaagggatacataacaattgaaattcaaaaaaccatcagctcctactacaaaagcttatactcaagaAAATCGggaaatctgaatgaaatggacaattttctagacagataccaggtgccaaagttaaaacaggatcaaatcTAAATGATCCCACAACCCCTAAaaaatagaatcagtcattaatagtctcccaaccaaaaaaaaagcacaggaccagatgggtttagcagagttctatcagagcttcaaagaagacctaatgccaatactcttcaaactattccacaaaatagaaacagaaggaacagtacccaattcattttatgaagccacaattatacctatatctaaaccacacaaagaccaaacaaagagaacttcagaccaatttcccttatgaatattgatgcaaaaatactcaataaaattcttgccagatGAATCCcagaatatatcaaaatgatcattcaccatgctCAAGTAGGTTTCAAGTATGcagaatggttcaatatatggaaatacatcaacataatccactacatactcaaagaaaaaaaaacacatgatcatctcattagaagtagagaaagcatttgacaaaattcagcatcccttcatcttaaaagtcttggaaagatcaggaattcaagacccatacctaaacataataaaagcaatatacagcaaaccggtagccaacatcaaactaaatggagagaaacttaaagcaatcccactaaaaatcagggactagacaaggctgccctctctctccctatctattcaatatagtgcttgaagttctagctagagcaattagataacaaaaagaggacaaagggatacaaattggaaagaaagaaatcaaaatatcactatatgcagatgatatgatagtatacttaggtgaccccaaaaattccaccagagaactcctacagctgataaacaaacaacttcagcaaagtggccggatataaattaactcaaacaaatcagtagtcttcctctactcaaaggataaacagactgagaaagaaattagggaaatgacccccttcacaatagtcacaaacaatataaagtatcttagtgtgactctaaccaagcaagtgaaagatctgtatgacaagaacttcaagtctctgaagaaagaaattgaagatctcagaagatggaaagatctcccatgctcatggattggcatgtGCTGGCTGACTTGCTCTGTCTCCCCCAGAAGAGCTGCAACTCTTTGACCGTTCAGGGTGGACCAGAGCCCCGGAGATCCCCACAGACATAAACATGTGGGTGGATGAAAGAATGAACATCTCAGACAAGGCCGGGTGTCAATGAAATTCTCATATTTAAAGCTACTGGCAACAGTTAAATCTCCAGCTCACATTaccttgtgcatgtgtgtgagtgtgcggggggggggggggggggggggtgagtgtatgtgtgtgtgtgtgtgtgtgcgtgtggggggtgtaggtgtgagtgtgtgtgtgtgtgtgcatgtgcgtgtgtgtgtgtgcatgtgcgtgtgtgtgagtgtgtgtgagcatgtgtgtgtgagtgtgtgtgtgtatgagtgagtgtgtgtgtgagtgtgtgtgagtgtgtgagtgtgtgtgtgagtgtggggggtgtgggtgtgtgagtgtgtgtgtgagtgtgtgtgtgagtgtgtgcgagtgtgtgtgtgagtgtgtgtatgtgcgcatgtgtgagagtgtgtgtgagtgtgtgcgagtgtgtgtgtgagtgtgtgtgtgagtgtgtgtatgtgtgcatgtgtgagagtgtgtgtgagagtgtgtgtgtgggtgtgggtgtgtgggtgtgtaggaACAGGTGTATATCATCCTTTGTGTATGGGTGAGTGCAGGACACAGCACCTAGATGGAGGTCAGACGTCAACTTCCTTCTTCAACCACagctcccctcctcccacacagtCAGACACTGTTCTCACCTGTGACAGGAAACACTACCAGGAGCTGCACCCTTTGCATAAAAGTACATAGAGGGCCATCCTGACTGCCGCTGCCTACTCTGTCCTCCCTCTGGAGAGCAGCATTTGCTCCAGCACTGCCCACAAGCTATGCTGTCTTCTTTCCGCTAGGTGCAACCTGTCCCAGGATAATGCTGACTGCTGTCAGGGATGGTGTCCAGGGTCCTGCTCTGTCCCTTCCACACTGAGTCCTGCCTGGTGCCCCCAGCTGGCTTCACTATGTACAGTTTTCAGTCCTCAAGACCACACAGTGCGCAACAAGGCTGATTGATAATCATCTCCGTATCCTGAGGCAGCAACAGCTCACCACAGGGCTGCCCTTGTTGTGTTCTCCCAGTGTGCCCTTTATGACCCAGGATCCTAAGCTACCCTTTGTTCTCAATGCTGAGGAGGAATCAACTCTACACGAAGGTGACAAAGATGCTTGTGAGGACTGGGAAGGGACCTGCTGACTGATGTCTAGGAAAGGGACAGACCCGTGCTCACTGGAGTCACCAGTCAGGGTGCATTGTCTCAGAAGACCCAGGAGCAGTTGTGTGTAGAGTTACATGTGGCTGTGAATCAGGAGGTCACCTGGACCCTAGAGAGAGGACCCTTCCGAGGGACTCTTAGCATCCTGTGCTGGCTGAGCCTCCCCTAGGATCCGCCATGTCCTTCTTGGGAGGCAGCTGTCCTCTGTCTAGGTGATTCCCCATGGGATATGCGGGAATGGGGGACATGAGAAGATGGCAACACAGGATATGCTGATAAAGTAATGTGTTGGTAGATCTGAGAGACTGTCCAAGAGACCTCCAGGACTGTAGGGACAGGGATGGAGCCCGGCCACAAGTTAAGCTTGTGGTACCTGGAATTACTTTCCTGAGCATTTCTGAGTATTCTGCCATTCTAAGTGTGGCAAATCCCCAGCAGACTTGGCAGAACGTGAAGTCTTAGGCTGAGTTGTTTTCTATCTTATCTCCTCATCTAGTGACCATTGCACCGCATGCCCTGGTGCTGTCCAGTTCAGCAACTCTGCCATCATTTGCCTGCAGGAAACAATTCCAGGAACTGGACCTCAGAGGAAAACCAACTACAGAGGAGGACCTGTGTCCTCAGCCCCTTGCACTGGGGCCCTGCCCTTCCTGTGAGGTCTCATGAGCCCATCAGGACAGTTAGTTAATGGCCTGGGCACCTGTCCAGCTATGTGCTTCCTGCTGAGTCTCTCTGAGACTCCCTCTATCCAGGAGACCTACCCTAACCATGGCACTCATGGCCATCCACAGGCTGATTCCACATGCCAGTGAAGCCTTGTCCCATGTCAGCTGCAACAGGAATCCAAAAACAAGCAGTGACAAAAAACACTCCCCACTGTCCCCTGGAGTCTAAACAGGAATGGAGATTAGCAGCCAGAGATGTGCTCTGTAAGGACCTGGAATTACTTCTTCAGGCAGGGCTATGTGCATGGTAAGATACCCAAGGGTCAGGGCTGTTTCTGACATCCTTGGCCTGAGTTTGCCCCGCACAGAACTTCTCTGCAGGTAAAGACAGGTGATGGGTTCTGATCTAGTGCTGTTGGTCCACCCCAGGTGTGCCCTGAAGTAAACCCCAATGTGAGGACACAGTGTGGTGGGGGAGAGAGCAGGCACAGCCCAGTCTACCCAGCagctggaagccagagagagccACTTACTGTACACATGGATTTGCACGTGTGCTTTTTCAATTTTGAAATTTCTGTCGATTGTTTGTAGCGTGTACAAGCCTGTTTCTTTCTCAGTGACATCCCGGAGCAGTAGGGATCCATTGGTGTACATTCTCTCCATTCTGACTTGTGCAGGCCCCCAGCTGATGGAGTTCCTGGCTCTGCTATATTCTGCTATTTTAAAGACCTGGAACGTAGATGCTCCTTTGTACCAGCAAAGAATCTGGAGATCTTCTGGCAGATTAAGAACACGGAGAAGGACGCTTTCCCCTTCGGCAGCATGCCGCCGTGGCACTGGCTCAATCGTGAGTTGGGCAGAGGTGAGAGGGTCACAGCACGAGGAAAGAGAGcctggaagggaaaggagaaaagtcATCACACGGGATCATTGTGCTGGGTATAAAAGTGGTGGCCTGGGTCCTCGCAAGATGGATTCTTGACTCAGCCTAGACATGCAGGTGTGGATGTGTCTCTCCCACCTAAGGAAGTCGTGGACACAGCCTCCATTCCCTCAGTGCCCTGGAGTCATTTCCTCTGCGTGGAGCTCTCTCCTTGGTGTCTCCACAGCCGCCCCCTCACTGAGCTCTCTCAGACACagcacatactcatgcacactgCGCTTTAAGATGATGCCTCCCCATGACCTTGATCTCTACACACCCTGGATAGTAACTTTCTGacttttctcatttcctttgtACCTGCAGTCATCCTCTGCTCTCACGTTCTCTGTGTTCTTACTGCTCTGCCTGCAACCCCCAGGACTAAGGCTGGGTGATAGCTGGGAGCAGTCTTGTCTTCTTGACAGTCCCAGGTATTGGAAAGGGCCCAGGAATTATGCTGGCTggctttatgtcaacttaacacaagctagaatcTTTTGAAAGAGAGAGCCTCAATTTAAAATGCCCCCACCAGAAtgacctgtgggcaagcctgtagtACATTTTTAAACTGGTGATCAGGTCAGAGATTCCAGTCTACTTTGAGCATTTCCACCCCTGGGCTCAGGGTCCTGGGTGCTACAAGATCAGGATGGGCAAGCTgtgaggagacaggcaggaacCAGCTCTCCTGACAAAATGCTTCCCAGAGACATTTGCAGTCAAGCCTGGAGCAGACAACTGAGGCCAGAGCTTCCCGGCGCACACCACTCTGTGAGGATGCCTCGGTTTCCTCAAGTGACTGGCAAGAGCCCCCAGAAGACTGGGCAGACTCTGGCATCTAAGGCTGAGTTATTTTctgtcaaggtcatccttgataCAGGGAAAAGTCAAAGGACGGAGTCTGATCTATGGACGTTTCTCTTCATCATGTGTATACAGCACAAGTGGTCAACCCCCAAGATGAAGACACAGTGCAAAGGGGTGGTAACCACCTCCCAGGGGTGACAGTGCTGTGTGTCAAAGCCCCACCCAGCACTGAGTGTCCACGGAGAATCACTTACTGTCCACCTGAAGTTGCACGTGTGCTAATTTCATTTTCCGACGTCTACTCAGAGTTCGTAGGGTGTAGAATCCAGCGTCATTCCGAGTGACATTCTGAATCAGGAGGGATCCGTTGCTGTACACTGTCTCTCTACCGCTGTGGGCAGGGCCTGGCATGCTTGAATTCTTGGTTATTATCTGACGGGTAATCTCAAGGTTCCTAGACACAGACGCTCCTTTGTACCAGGAAAGCCCTCGAAGCTTATCCTGGAGGTTGTGAACAAGGAGAAGAACGCTTCCCCCTTCAGCAACGCTGGGCGGCACTGACTCGATAGTGAGCTTAGCAGGGATGGAAGGGCGCCCACAGACAAAAAGAGAGGCtagggaaaaaagagagagatccaTCAATATTGGCTAGAATGGCGCCCTGTGTCCTGAGTGGCTGTGTGCATTGCTCAGCTGAGGTGTGGGGGTGAGGGCCTCCCTGACCTACGTGGTGGAGGTCAGCGCATTACCTCCATGCACTCTGTGTCCCTAACTTGTCACTCTGGAATCTCTCTAGGTTTCTCTCTCCACAGGTGTCAACATGGCCCCACCTCACTGTCTT
This portion of the Apodemus sylvaticus chromosome 1, mApoSyl1.1, whole genome shotgun sequence genome encodes:
- the LOC127676278 gene encoding pregnancy-specific glycoprotein 22-like, with translation MTVRRQTEASSVLLCKGCAPWQGLLLTASILTCWLLPTAQVTIEPVPFNVIEGEDVLLLVDNLPESLVVLAWFRGLGKIVVYIPNINVSVTGPMYSGKEAVSSNGSLWIRNVTQKDTGFYTLRTVNRNGEILSTTSIYLHVNPSLFVCGRPSIPAKLTIESVPPSVAEGGSVLLLVHNLQDKLRGLSWYKGASVSRNLEITRQIITKNSSMPGPAHSGRETVYSNGSLLIQNVTRNDAGFYTLRTLSRRRKMKLAHVQLQVDSSLSSCCDPLTSAQLTIEPVPRRHAAEGESVLLRVLNLPEDLQILCWYKGASTFQVFKIAEYSRARNSISWGPAQVRMERMYTNGSLLLRDVTEKETGLYTLQTIDRNFKIEKAHVQIHVYKPVTQPFMRATDTTVSVQNSVVFTCFSDNTGTSIHWLFNNQSLQLTERMILSPSKCQLSIDPVRKEDAGAYQCEVSNPVSSKSSRPVSLAVMEE